The sequence TGCAGCTGCAGGTGCTCGAGCAGGTCGAGAAGCCCCGCCTCGTGGCCTGCGACACGATGAATTTCTGGATCGAGTCGCGCCGCCCGGAACTCGTGGAGCTGCTCAAGCACGTCGATCTCGTCACGCTCAACGATGGCGAGGCGCGCCAGCTCACCGAGCAGAGCAACCTGATCAAGGCCGCGCGCTGGATCATGGAGAAGGGACCCAAGCACGTGCTCATCAAGAAGGGCGAGCATGGCGCGTTCATGTTCACGCCCGACAGCATCTTCTTCGCCCCGGCGTATCCGCTCGAGAGTGTCTTCGACCCGACCGGGGCCGGCGACTCGTTCGCCGGTGGCTTCATCGGCTACCTCGCCCGCACCGGCGATCTGTCGGAGCGCAACATGCGCCGCGCGGTGGTGGTGGGCTCGGCGATGGGCTCGTTTGCCGTCGAGAAGTTCTCCAATACGCGGCTGCTCGAAATCACGCGTGACGACATCGAGCGTCGCGTGCAGGAATTCCGTCAGCTCGTGGCGTTCGACACGGAGCTCGGCTCGTGAGCACGCCGGCCGCGAACGATCGTCCGCTCGACTACCGGAGTGCCGGCGTCGACATCGACGCCGCCGACGACGCGAAGCATCGCCTCGCCAAGCTCGTGCAGAGCACACTCACGTCGGGGGCGCGCGGCGCCTTCGGCGGCTTTGGTGGCATGTTCCGGGTACCCGATGGGTATCGCTCGCCGCTGCTCGTCGCGAGCGCCGACGGGGTGGGCACGAAGATCAAGATCGCCATCGAAGCCGGTCGCCATGACACCATCGGCCACTGCCTGGTGAATCACTGCACGAATGACATTCTCGTGCAGGGGGCCATTCCGCTCTACTTTCTCGACTACGTGGCGTTCGGCAAGCTCGAGCCGCCCGTGGTGGAAGGCGTGGTGGGCGGTGTGGCCGCCGGCTGCCGCGAGAACGAGTGCGCGCTGATCGGTGGCGA is a genomic window of Gemmatimonadaceae bacterium containing:
- a CDS encoding bifunctional hydroxymethylpyrimidine kinase/phosphomethylpyrimidine kinase translates to MSDTTAVTPSPVLVVGSVALDSVETPFGKADDVLGGSGNYFSSSASHFAPVQLVGVVGDDYPMEKLEALRARGVDLSGVEKAAGTSFRWRGRYRHDLNSAETLETHLGVFSHFRPKIPDAFKASPFVFLANIDPRLQLQVLEQVEKPRLVACDTMNFWIESRRPELVELLKHVDLVTLNDGEARQLTEQSNLIKAARWIMEKGPKHVLIKKGEHGAFMFTPDSIFFAPAYPLESVFDPTGAGDSFAGGFIGYLARTGDLSERNMRRAVVVGSAMGSFAVEKFSNTRLLEITRDDIERRVQEFRQLVAFDTELGS